One window of the Chelonoidis abingdonii isolate Lonesome George chromosome 3, CheloAbing_2.0, whole genome shotgun sequence genome contains the following:
- the LOC116825455 gene encoding sulfotransferase 6B1-like: MANHRKKFIDLVDKAIAVGDTMDRDDLLFSYKGILYPTTVCSPEIFKALESFEARQEDVILAGYPKSGTNWVGQILTDLVTTSAENNEDETNSLNDEELEEFPYLEVGDAEKYQRMEKLPSRRVIFTHLLPHNLPESIFKKKAKVLVLVRNPKDVATSFYHFTNGMSPLPSYETWDEFFTAFMTGKMPWGSYFDYIYEWSKHVDDENVMTITYEELKENRALAVKKIAEFFVLPLTEEQLQAVADRSSFQAMKENAHKTHGAFGNVLFRKGNVSDWKNLFNEDQNQEMDKRFEERLARTKLGAKIKYEVYCKD; this comes from the exons ATGGCAAACCATAGGAAGAAATTCATTGATTTGGTGGATAAGGCAATTGCTGTTGGTGACACAATGGACCGTGATGATCTGCTTTTTTCTTACAAGGGGATTCTCTACCCCACAACTGTGTGCAGTCCTGAAATATTCAAGGCTCTTGAGTCCTTTGAAGCCAGGCAGGAGGATGTGATCCTAGCAGGGTATCCTAAATCTG GTACCAATTGGGTTGGCCAGATCTTAACAGACTTAGTAACAACATCTGCAGAGAATAATGAAGATGAAACAAATAGCCTGAATGATGAGGAACTGGAAGAATTTCCCTACCTTGAAGTTGGAGATGCTGAGAAATATCAG CGGATGGAGAAATTACCTTCTAGAAGAGTTATATTTACTCATCTCCTGCCACACAATCTACCTGAGTCTATCTTCAAGAAAAAAGCCAAG GTACTGGTGCTTGTTCGAAATCCCAAAGACGTAGCTACATCTTTTTACCATTTTACCAATGGCATGTCTCCACTTCCCTCTTATGAGACCTGGGATGAGTTCTTCACAGCTTTCATGACTGGAAAAA TGCCTTGGGGCTCCTATTTTGATTATATTTATGAATGGAGCAAGCATGTTGACGATGAAAATGTTATGACCATAACCTATGAAGAACTGAAAGAG AACAGGGCTTTGGCAGTGAAAAAGATAGCTGAATTCTTCGTGTTGCCCTTGACTGAGGAACAGCTTCAAGCGGTTGCAGATAGGAGCAGCTTCCAAGCTATGAAAGAGAATGCCCACAAAACTCATGGTGCATTTGGCAACGTTCTTTTCCGCAAAG GTAATGTTAGTGACTGGAAGAACCTTTTTAATGAAGATCAGAACCAAGAAATGGACAAAAGGTTTGAAGAACGCCTAGCAAGAACTAAGCTGGGAGCAAAGATAAAATATGAGGTGTACTGCAAAGACTGA